In Candidatus Hydrogenedentota bacterium, a genomic segment contains:
- a CDS encoding FAD-dependent oxidoreductase: MAKKIVIVGGVAGGMSCAARIKRLDESTEVTVFEKGEAVSFANCGLPYYVGGVISNRADMIVQSATTLKGRYGLDIKTGHEVTRIDPVNKEVEVTDLKEGKSFKQPYDELVLATGAEPIRPNIPGVKGSNVYTLNNLNDMDGIKEKAQTASKACVIGAGFIGLELAENLRMLGLDVVLVEMLDQILPPLDPEMTIPLLQELQMNSIDVRLKSTVTAIDDKGVTLQDGTKVEADLVCLCAGVAPRSALAREAGLTVGPRGHIVVNTRMQSSDASVYAVGDAVQTCDRLTGEDCSVPLAGPANRQGRIAADNICGRSSVYPGVLGTSIVKIFNQSAASTGWSEKRLSRAGKAYFRVYIHPMQHAKYYPGAVPVSIKGLFSPEGVLLGAQVVGPDDVNAAVDVLAIAVTQKMTASDLENLELAYSPQYDSAKSMINMLGFTAQNIINGDVVMIEPDQLDQEDLYWLDVRMPEEAECGVIPGTTIIPMEELRYRYDELPRDKKIGAYCTVGLRGYLAYRQLIQAGFDVVALNGGYRTWCWFQNMNGAQTGIPCASLPACGEPCDGIIQDSPSNTITLDVSGLQCPGPLARVKQSMTEMAVGDILEVIATDVGFMADIPAWCNSTGNSLLETRPEGNSYKARIRKGNSVPTVAAVQKAVAPDPVTKKGKTIVCFSDDLDRVMATFVIANGAAAMDSDVTIFFTFWGINVLRKTKAPPVSKGLLDRMFGMMMPKGPGKLSLSKMNMGGMGSMMMRHVMKKKQVMTPEELVAAAQASGVRLVVCSMSMDVMGIKKEELIDGIEIGGVGAFLGRAEQADVNLFI, translated from the coding sequence ATGGCTAAGAAAATCGTGATCGTGGGCGGCGTAGCAGGAGGCATGAGTTGTGCCGCCCGCATTAAACGCTTGGATGAGTCAACAGAAGTGACCGTCTTTGAAAAAGGCGAAGCCGTTTCTTTTGCTAATTGCGGACTGCCTTATTATGTGGGCGGCGTTATTTCCAATCGTGCGGATATGATTGTTCAGAGTGCAACCACCCTGAAGGGGCGGTATGGGCTCGATATTAAGACCGGTCATGAAGTGACACGTATCGATCCCGTCAACAAAGAAGTGGAAGTGACAGATCTCAAAGAGGGCAAGTCTTTTAAACAGCCCTACGATGAACTTGTGCTGGCGACAGGTGCCGAACCGATACGCCCCAATATTCCCGGCGTAAAGGGATCCAATGTCTACACGCTCAACAACCTCAATGATATGGACGGAATCAAAGAGAAAGCCCAAACCGCATCCAAAGCCTGTGTTATAGGCGCCGGCTTCATTGGTCTTGAACTGGCAGAAAATCTGCGTATGCTCGGGCTGGATGTGGTCCTTGTCGAAATGCTGGATCAGATTTTGCCGCCCCTTGATCCTGAAATGACGATTCCTCTCCTCCAAGAATTGCAGATGAACAGCATTGACGTGCGCCTTAAGTCTACGGTCACGGCCATTGATGATAAGGGTGTCACCCTCCAGGACGGCACAAAAGTCGAAGCCGATTTAGTTTGTTTGTGTGCCGGCGTTGCGCCTCGCTCCGCCCTAGCGCGTGAAGCAGGGCTCACCGTGGGACCACGGGGACACATCGTCGTGAACACCCGTATGCAGAGCAGCGATGCCTCTGTTTATGCCGTAGGCGACGCCGTCCAGACCTGCGACCGCCTCACAGGCGAAGATTGTTCCGTACCTCTTGCAGGCCCCGCCAACCGACAGGGCAGAATCGCCGCAGATAATATTTGCGGACGCTCTTCCGTCTATCCCGGTGTATTAGGCACCTCTATTGTCAAAATATTTAATCAATCCGCTGCCTCTACCGGCTGGAGTGAAAAGCGGCTTAGCCGCGCCGGCAAAGCTTATTTCAGGGTTTATATTCACCCCATGCAGCATGCGAAATATTATCCGGGCGCTGTCCCTGTTTCCATCAAAGGACTGTTCAGCCCTGAAGGCGTCCTTCTCGGCGCGCAAGTCGTCGGTCCCGATGATGTGAATGCTGCCGTTGACGTATTGGCTATTGCAGTCACCCAAAAGATGACCGCCTCAGACCTCGAAAACCTAGAGCTCGCCTATTCCCCTCAATATGATTCTGCAAAGAGCATGATCAACATGCTGGGGTTCACAGCGCAAAATATAATAAATGGCGATGTGGTCATGATTGAGCCTGATCAATTGGATCAGGAAGATCTCTATTGGCTGGATGTCCGTATGCCCGAAGAGGCAGAATGCGGCGTGATCCCCGGCACGACGATTATCCCCATGGAAGAATTGCGCTATCGCTATGACGAATTACCGCGCGACAAAAAAATTGGCGCATACTGCACCGTTGGATTGCGCGGCTATTTGGCCTATCGCCAATTGATACAAGCGGGCTTTGATGTCGTTGCCCTCAACGGCGGCTATCGCACGTGGTGTTGGTTCCAGAATATGAATGGCGCACAAACAGGCATACCGTGCGCGTCTCTACCTGCCTGCGGTGAACCCTGCGACGGTATTATCCAAGATTCTCCGTCGAACACAATCACGCTGGATGTCAGCGGCTTGCAGTGTCCCGGCCCACTCGCACGGGTGAAACAAAGCATGACCGAAATGGCAGTGGGCGATATCCTTGAAGTAATCGCCACAGACGTCGGTTTCATGGCCGATATCCCCGCTTGGTGCAACAGTACAGGTAACAGCTTATTGGAAACACGGCCGGAAGGCAACAGTTACAAAGCGCGCATACGCAAGGGCAATTCCGTGCCCACTGTCGCGGCCGTGCAAAAGGCTGTTGCCCCTGATCCCGTTACCAAAAAAGGCAAAACCATCGTATGTTTCAGTGATGATCTCGATCGGGTCATGGCGACCTTTGTCATTGCCAATGGCGCGGCCGCCATGGACAGCGATGTGACCATCTTCTTCACCTTCTGGGGTATTAATGTATTGCGCAAAACCAAAGCGCCCCCCGTGTCCAAAGGACTGCTTGACCGCATGTTCGGCATGATGATGCCGAAAGGTCCGGGAAAACTGAGTCTTTCTAAGATGAACATGGGCGGTATGGGCAGCATGATGATGCGCCATGTCATGAAAAAGAAACAGGTCATGACACCGGAAGAGTTGGTTGCCGCAGCGCAAGCTTCAGGTGTTCGCCTCGTCGTATGTTCCATGAGTATGGATGTGATGGGCATCAAAAAAGAAGAGTTGATTGACGGCATTGAAATTGGCGGTGTAGGAGCCTTTTTAGGTCGTGCTGAACAGGCCGACGTGAACCTCTTCATTTAA